TTTCGCGATGTGGCGGCCAGCGGCGGATTTTACATTGCCATGGCGGCCGATAAAATTGTAGCCGAACCCGGCACGATTACGGGATCGGTGGGCGTGATTATGCAAACGGGCAACGTGGAAGGACTGTTTGAAAAAATCGGCGTCAAAGTAACGCCCATTACATCGGGCAAATACAAGGATATGGGTTCCGCCTACCGCCCGATGACGGACGCCGAAAAAGCCATTTTGCAGGATATGGTGGACGATACCTACGGGCAGTTTTTGGCGGCCGTCAAAGCGGGGCGCCCGAACGTCAAACCCGAGGATATGACCGAATACACCGACGGCCGCATTTTTACGGGCCAGCGCGCGTTTAACTTGGGATTTATTGATAAGCTGGGAGGCGAAGAAGAAGCCTTGGCACTGGCCGGAGAGCTGGCCGGAATTAAAGACCCGCAAATTATTACCCAGCGGCCGGAAAGCTTGCGCGAGCTGATTTTTTCGTTTGGCTCGTCCGTGGAAAGCCAGACGCTTACGCAGCAGCTTCAATCAATCGCTACCCCCAGCGTATCGTACCTGTGGGTGCATTAAGGAGCGCGTATGCACGGGTTGAAAACATACTTTCATTATATGGAAGATCCCGCCGCGGCGCTGAAAGAATGGGTACAGGCCCGTTCTTTGGCGTGGGCGTGCGCGGGCTATTTGGCGGCCGCGTTGGGCTGGGTGCTGTTTTTTAATATAGGGGACGGCATTTCCGCGGCGGCGTTTGTAGGCAAATGGGCGGTGGTGTTCGCGGCCGAGCTGACCGCAGGCTTTTTTATGGCGGCGGTGTGTGGGATGTTTTTGGATTTCTGCCGGGTAAAAGCCTCTCCCGCCGAATTGTTTAGCTTAGTTGGTTCGGCCGGGTTTATAAAAGGGCTTTTTATTGTATTTGCCTTGTGGAACGCCATGTGGCCGCAAGCCCGCTTGGGCGGGTTGGCCGCAGCGGCGGTATTGCTGGTATTGGGCTTGCAGCTGGGGTATTTAACGCGCGGGCTGATGCGGCTGTACGGCGTATCAGCTTGGAAAGCACTGGGCGCGTGGTTGTTTGGATTCATTCCCCTGTGTGCGGCGGGGTTGTTGGGCTGTATTTTTGCCGCGTGGGGGCTGATGCTTCTGTTCTAGACATACAAGTTTTTAACGACCCCGCCCGTTGGGCGGGGTTTTATTTTGTAAAACTATGTACAAAAAAGGCTTCTTTTGGTAAAATATACTTACCGGTAGGTAAATAACTTATGAAGAAAAGCGAAACAACCAAAACGGACAAATCAGAACGGGAGCTTCGCATGCGGCAAACCATCAAGAAGGCCGCATTTGCATTGATGGCGGAAAAAGGGCTGGATAAAGTTTCCATGCGCGAAATCGCCGAAAAGGTGCACGTTACAAAGCCCGTGCTGTATTATTATTTTAAAAACAAAGAAGACCTTTGTTCCAGTATTATTGACGATCACGAACAAGCCTTCTGCGACCAGTTGCTTACCGTGCAGCAACGGGCGCAAGGGCCGGAAGAAGTGCTGTATGAAGGACTAAAATCCCACTTGGATTTTTTTACGAAAAATCCGATCCATTCCAAATTTGTGATTCAGATGATTTCGTACACGCTGGATATGGATTCTTCCAAAATGCCCGCCCGCAAACAAGACCGTTATTTGCAGGGCATGTTGGAACGCATTTTAAAAGAAGAGGAAAAGGAAGGCAAAGTCCCTGCGGGGGCCACGACGGATATTGTGCGGCTGGTGTCGGGCATTGCAACGGAAATTATGTTTAGTGCCTATTTGGAACAGCACGTTTGCCGCGGGTGTATCAAAGGGAGCCTGTATAACAGGGAACAGATCGCCCGTTTGGTAAAAATCATTTTATTGGGAATTAAACAATACTATAAGGAAACAAAATAAGACATATGAGAAAATGGATTGTACTCGCGCTGCTGGCAATGTATGCGCCCGTAGGTTTGGAGGCCGCTCCAAACAATTCGGCCAACAGTTTGTTTGCCGAACGTGAAGAGGTGGGGGGAGAAAAGATTACCATTGCGGACGCCATCCGCATGGCGCTTTCGGACAGCTACCAAATCATTGACGCCCAGAAGACGAAAGAAATTTACGAAGAACAGCTGGCGGAAGCCAATTCGTATTTTTATCCGTCTTTGTCTTTGGACGGCTCGTACAGCCGTGCTTTAAAAAAAGGCAAAATCATCATGGGCTCCAACAGTATTGAAATCGGCCAGAACAATACATATACGGCAGGGTTAAGCGGATCGTATATTTTATGGTCTGGCGGGCAAATCCGCAATACGGCGCGTGCCGCCAAGGTAGGGGCCGAAACCGGGTTTTACAACCTGCGCCACGTGCAGGATTTGGTTACTCAGCAGGTGGTTAAGTTCTGCTACGACATTATTTACGCCGCCGCGCTGATCCGCGTACAGGAAGAATACCTGGATATCGCCAAACAGCACTTGGCAGAGGCACAGGCCAAATACAAACAGGGCTTGGCCAGCAATCTGGACGTGTTAACCCAGAAAGTAAAAGTGGAAAACATTGAACCGCTTGTTTTGCAAGCCAAGAAAAATTTTGAATTGGGCAACCTGTATCTGCGGCAAATTTTAAACCGCGACCCGGAAGACAACATCTATCTTACCTGGTCGGAAAAAGACTTGCACCTGCCGCCCACTCCGCCGTTGGACGAATTGTACCGCATTGCCATGGAACGCCGCCCGGAACTGATGCTCTCCAAGCTGGCGGTGGATGCGGCGCATTACAACATTAATATTGCCAAAGCGGGGCATATGCCTGTTTTGGCGCTGAACGCCGATTATACGTATAACGGCATTACGGATCATGGGTTTCCGCAGCATAAGCAGGACTATTACTGGTCTTCTTCGGCGGGCGTCAGCTTGAGCATCCCGTTGTTTGAAGGCGGAAAAGTCAGTTCGCAGGTGGCGCAAAAAGAATTGGCGTACGAACAGGCCGTAGCCGCGTATCAAAATAAAATGAAAAACGTGCGCATTGAAGTAAAAGAAGCGTGGCTGAACTTGGAAGAAGCCCGCTCCCGCATTGAAGCCACCAAAGGCGTGGTGGATGAAGCCCGCGAAAACTTAAGCGCGCAGATGCAGCGCTACCGCGCCGGGCTCACGAGCCAGCTGGAAGTAAACGACGCCATTTCCAACGTAAATGATTCCGACTTGCAGTTTGTGCAGGCCGTGTATGACGGGGCGATTGCCTTGTCCGATTTGAAATTCGCCGTAGGGGCGGAGGTTGAGTTATATGAAAAAAAAGACAATTAAGCGGTTAAATTATGTTCTTTTGGGGATTATCATTTTAGTCGGTATCGGGTTGTGGATGCGCCGCGACCCGGCCGAAAAACTGTTGGGCAATGTACCGATGGACGTGTTTGTGGTGCAGACCGAAAAAGTGCAGCTGCGGGATTTAAAACGGCAGTTGTTAATGTCCGGCAACGTAAAAGCGTTGGAAGAAGCTACCCTCTATCCGCGCGTCAGCGGCAAATTGCTTAAAAACGTACTCAAAGAAGGCGACGCCGTAAAACGGAACCAAACCGTTTCGTTGATTGAACGCGATGAAGTGGGCGCCGTGTATGAACCGGTGGTGGTTCCTTCTACGATTACGGGCGTTGTCGGCCGGGTGTACTTGGATCCCGGCGAAAACGTAACCACCACGACGCCGGTGGCGTTGGTCGTGAATCAGAGCACGGTGCGCATTGAAGTGGACGTGCCGGAGCGGTATATCGGCGATTTGCATAAAGGTCAATCGGCCGTGCTGCGGGTGGACGCGTTGCCCGGCAAAGATTTTGAAGCCAAACTGAATATCTTAAGCCCCGTGGTGGATTCCATGAGCCGCGCCATGGCGGTGGAATTCGTGGCCGAAAACCCGAAGGCCTTATTAAAATCCGGCATGTTTGCCAAAGTGGATATCGCCCTGGCTGAAAAGAAGGATGCTCCGTCCGTTTCCAAAAAGAGCGTTTATACGGATGAACAGGGTCAAACCTATGTATATATTCCCTCCAGCGACAAGAAACAAGCCATCCGCCAGAACGTAAAGGTGGGATTTGAAAACAATGATTATGTGGAAATTACCGATGGTTTGTCTACCGGAGAGGAAGTCCTTGCGTTTGCATATGGCGTAAAGGACGGAAGCAAAATCGAAATTAAATAGGGTTTTTATGCAAGAAAAAGAACAACAAGCCACACGGCAAACAGAACAGAAAAAGGGCTTTTCCTCTTTCTTTATCAGACGCCCTGTTTTGACGATTATGTGCTCGTTGGCCCTGGTGATTTTGGGGTTAATGGCATATAACAGCATGGGCGTGGGGCTGTACCCTAACATGGATGTTCCCTATGTACTGGTGCAGACCACTCTTTCTGGGGCCAGCTCCGAAGAAATGGAAACCTCGGTCAGCAAAGTAATTGAAGAATCCGTCAACCAAATTGAAGGGATTGACGAGTTAAACAGCCAAAGTACGGAAGGCATTTCCCTGGTCGTAATTAAGTTCGATATGGATAAAGACCAGGATGTGGCCGCGCAGGAAGTGCGCGATAAAGTGGATTTGATTACCAACGATTTGCCCGACGGTACGGACGCGCCTGTTATTATGAAGTTGGACGCGGACGCCATTTCCATCCTGAACGTGGTGGTTTCCGGCGACAGAGACATTATTGAATTAACGGAAATCGCCAAGAAAAAAGTGAAGGAAAACATCGAAAACACCCGCGGGGTGGGGTCGGTGTCTATCGTGGGGGGCCGCGAACGCGAAATTCACGTCATCGTCAACCCGTTTAAATTGTATTCTTTAGGGCTGCCGATTACGGCCGTCAAAAGCGCACTGCAGGATCAGAACGTGGAAACGCCCGGCGGCCGCGTGGAACAGCAGCACCAGGAATACACCTTGCGCGTGTTGGGCCGCATTGACAATGTGCCGGCTTTTAACGATATTTTTGTCGCGCGCAAGAACGGCACTTCTATCAAAATTTCGGATATCGGTTATGCCGAGGATTCGGGGGAATACGACCGCGAATCCACCTTCTTAAACGGCCGCCGCGCCGTAACGCTGGAAGTAAAAAAACAGTCCGGCACGAACACGTTGGCCGTCATCCAAGGGGTAAAAGACAAGCTGGATCAAATCAAATCCACGCTGCCCAAGGATATTAAAATTTCGTTGATGATGGACCAGTCCGGCACCATTCAGGCTTCCGTCAACACCGTGCTGGAACACCTGATTTTGGGCGGTATTTTAGCCGGGATTATGGTGTTGATCTTCATGGGGTCGCTGCGCTCCACTTTTATTGCTTTCTTGGCCATGCCTATTTCCATCATCGGTTCGTTCTTGTTTATGAACATGATGGGCTTTACGATTGACTCCATGACGCTTTTGGGGTTAACCGTGGCCGTGGGTATCGTTATTGACGACGCTATCGTAATGCTGGAAAACATCTTCCGGCATATGGAAAAATACAACAAAACGCCGCTGCAGGCCGCGTTGGACGGATCGCGCGAAATCACTTCTACGGTAATTGCCACCACGCTTTCCATTCTGGTCATTTTCCTGCCGCTGGCGTATATGAGCGGTATTGTGGGCCGCGTGGTAAGCAGCTATGGGATGACGGTGGTGTTTGCTATTGCGCTGTCCGGTATTGTGGCCTTGACGCTGACGCCTATGCTCTGCGCCAAAATGTTAAAGCAGGGGGAGAAAAAGACCAAGCTGGATCATATTGTGGACGCTATCAACCAAAAGTTGGTGAACATCTATATTCCCATGCTCAACTGGTCTATCCACCACCGCAAAACGATGGTTTTGATTTCGGTGCTGTGTTTATTTGCGTTAGTTCCGATGCTCAAGATTGTAGGGGGGGAATTCTTCCCGCAGGAAGACAGCGGTAAAATTCAGATTAACGTGGAAGCGCCTGTAGGCACCAGCTATACGGATACGCAGCAAATCTTGATGCAGCTGGAGCAAGACGTAAGACGCATGCCCTATGTGAAAGACGTACTGATTTCGGCCGGGGTCGGCAGCAGCTTTTTGGATTCCAACCCCAGCAACCAAGGGCACGTGCGCTTTGAGTTGGAAGACCGCAAAACCCGTCACGGCATTACGACCGCCAAGTATCTGGAGCTGACCCGTGAAATGATGAAAAAATACGACGGCTTAAAAACCAGCTCGTATATCGTTTCGGACGGGCCGGGCGGCCTGAAAGACGTGGAATACCGTATTTCCGGGCCGGATATCAACAAACTGACGGAATACGGCAACGCTGTTTTGGATAAATTGCGCCAAGATCCGCGGTTTATCGATTTGGACTTGTCCTTGGACTTGGCCAAACCGGAATACCGCGTCATCATCAACCGCGAAAAAGCGCATGATATGGGCGTGAACGTAACGGATATCGCTTCGGCCCTGCGCACCATGGTGGGCGGCGAAGACGAAGTAACCAAATACAAGGAAGGGGACGAACTTTATGAAGTCCGCATCCGCGTAGGCGAAGAATACCGCGACACCAAGGAAGCTGTCAGTGCGCTCATGGTGCCGGCTACCATTGACGGGAAAGAAACGATTGTCCGTCTGGACAGCGTGGCCACCATTGAGGAAGGCACCGGCCCCAGCCAAATTGACCGTTACAACCGCCAGCGCGAAATTACGGTGGAAGCCAACTTGAACGGGCTGGATACCCGCACGGCTATGGGGATTATCCAGCAGGCGTATGACTCGTTGGACGTTTCCAATGAATACAGCGGCGGCACCAGCGGAAGCGCCAAAGAAATGGGCCGGATGTTCCAGTCGTTTATCTTGGCGTTTGTGTTGGCATTCTTGTTTAAATACATGATTTTGGCCGCCCAGTTCGAGAACTATTCTCACCCGGTGGCAATTATTGTGTCGCTTCCGTTGACGGTTCCGTTTGCGGTATTTTCGCTATTGGTAACCGGGCAGACGTTAAATATCTACAGTTTGCTGGGTCTGTTTATGTTAATCGGGGTCGTCAGTAAAAACGCTATTTTGCAGACGGACTATACCGACCAATTGCGTGCCCGCGGCTACGGCCGTACGGACGCTATTTTGCAAGCCAACCGCGTACGTCTGCGCCCGATTTTGATGACGACGCTGACGCTGGTGGTAGGGGTTGTCCCGATGCTTATCTCCAACGGAGAAGGCGCAGAATCCCGCCGCAGCTTGGCCATTGTAATTGTGGGCGGGCAGGCGCTGTCGCTGCTGGTAACCTTGCTGATGACGCCTGTTACGTACATTTTAATGGACGAATTTGGAGATTGGATCAACTATAAATTCAGAGGCATTCCGTATCCGGAAGATAAGAGCAAAGACACCATCTTGCCGGAAGTGCCGCAAGAAGATTGATTCTTCCTTCGGAAAACAGAAAACGCCGGGGCAAACCCCGGCGTTTTTTATGGCGGACATAAAGAAAAACCGCGCTTTAGGCGCGGTATAAAAAAGAAAAGGTGCGGGCGGGAATCGAACCCACGAATATCAGTTTTGCAGACTGACGCCTTACCACTTGGCTACCGCA
The window above is part of the Elusimicrobium sp. An273 genome. Proteins encoded here:
- a CDS encoding TolC family protein, with the protein product MRKWIVLALLAMYAPVGLEAAPNNSANSLFAEREEVGGEKITIADAIRMALSDSYQIIDAQKTKEIYEEQLAEANSYFYPSLSLDGSYSRALKKGKIIMGSNSIEIGQNNTYTAGLSGSYILWSGGQIRNTARAAKVGAETGFYNLRHVQDLVTQQVVKFCYDIIYAAALIRVQEEYLDIAKQHLAEAQAKYKQGLASNLDVLTQKVKVENIEPLVLQAKKNFELGNLYLRQILNRDPEDNIYLTWSEKDLHLPPTPPLDELYRIAMERRPELMLSKLAVDAAHYNINIAKAGHMPVLALNADYTYNGITDHGFPQHKQDYYWSSSAGVSLSIPLFEGGKVSSQVAQKELAYEQAVAAYQNKMKNVRIEVKEAWLNLEEARSRIEATKGVVDEARENLSAQMQRYRAGLTSQLEVNDAISNVNDSDLQFVQAVYDGAIALSDLKFAVGAEVELYEKKDN
- a CDS encoding efflux RND transporter periplasmic adaptor subunit, translated to MKKKTIKRLNYVLLGIIILVGIGLWMRRDPAEKLLGNVPMDVFVVQTEKVQLRDLKRQLLMSGNVKALEEATLYPRVSGKLLKNVLKEGDAVKRNQTVSLIERDEVGAVYEPVVVPSTITGVVGRVYLDPGENVTTTTPVALVVNQSTVRIEVDVPERYIGDLHKGQSAVLRVDALPGKDFEAKLNILSPVVDSMSRAMAVEFVAENPKALLKSGMFAKVDIALAEKKDAPSVSKKSVYTDEQGQTYVYIPSSDKKQAIRQNVKVGFENNDYVEITDGLSTGEEVLAFAYGVKDGSKIEIK
- the sppA gene encoding signal peptide peptidase SppA, producing the protein MPENENEGLSASTDMSLPKEQWEQKLLENEKTAFLTTDSDKKEETPKDPKPAKRLSGRGAWSFLLLACFAVSAVCGVYLTVRPVPACPSAKEAKPSAEEVLGASLSARNKKGNVAWIKVRGVIAQDNSTSPFSRPKGASEIAKKIREAGEDKNVKAIVLDINSPGGTVASVQDIYSEILRAKENKKVVALFRDVAASGGFYIAMAADKIVAEPGTITGSVGVIMQTGNVEGLFEKIGVKVTPITSGKYKDMGSAYRPMTDAEKAILQDMVDDTYGQFLAAVKAGRPNVKPEDMTEYTDGRIFTGQRAFNLGFIDKLGGEEEALALAGELAGIKDPQIITQRPESLRELIFSFGSSVESQTLTQQLQSIATPSVSYLWVH
- a CDS encoding efflux RND transporter permease subunit; protein product: MQEKEQQATRQTEQKKGFSSFFIRRPVLTIMCSLALVILGLMAYNSMGVGLYPNMDVPYVLVQTTLSGASSEEMETSVSKVIEESVNQIEGIDELNSQSTEGISLVVIKFDMDKDQDVAAQEVRDKVDLITNDLPDGTDAPVIMKLDADAISILNVVVSGDRDIIELTEIAKKKVKENIENTRGVGSVSIVGGREREIHVIVNPFKLYSLGLPITAVKSALQDQNVETPGGRVEQQHQEYTLRVLGRIDNVPAFNDIFVARKNGTSIKISDIGYAEDSGEYDRESTFLNGRRAVTLEVKKQSGTNTLAVIQGVKDKLDQIKSTLPKDIKISLMMDQSGTIQASVNTVLEHLILGGILAGIMVLIFMGSLRSTFIAFLAMPISIIGSFLFMNMMGFTIDSMTLLGLTVAVGIVIDDAIVMLENIFRHMEKYNKTPLQAALDGSREITSTVIATTLSILVIFLPLAYMSGIVGRVVSSYGMTVVFAIALSGIVALTLTPMLCAKMLKQGEKKTKLDHIVDAINQKLVNIYIPMLNWSIHHRKTMVLISVLCLFALVPMLKIVGGEFFPQEDSGKIQINVEAPVGTSYTDTQQILMQLEQDVRRMPYVKDVLISAGVGSSFLDSNPSNQGHVRFELEDRKTRHGITTAKYLELTREMMKKYDGLKTSSYIVSDGPGGLKDVEYRISGPDINKLTEYGNAVLDKLRQDPRFIDLDLSLDLAKPEYRVIINREKAHDMGVNVTDIASALRTMVGGEDEVTKYKEGDELYEVRIRVGEEYRDTKEAVSALMVPATIDGKETIVRLDSVATIEEGTGPSQIDRYNRQREITVEANLNGLDTRTAMGIIQQAYDSLDVSNEYSGGTSGSAKEMGRMFQSFILAFVLAFLFKYMILAAQFENYSHPVAIIVSLPLTVPFAVFSLLVTGQTLNIYSLLGLFMLIGVVSKNAILQTDYTDQLRARGYGRTDAILQANRVRLRPILMTTLTLVVGVVPMLISNGEGAESRRSLAIVIVGGQALSLLVTLLMTPVTYILMDEFGDWINYKFRGIPYPEDKSKDTILPEVPQED
- a CDS encoding TetR/AcrR family transcriptional regulator produces the protein MKKSETTKTDKSERELRMRQTIKKAAFALMAEKGLDKVSMREIAEKVHVTKPVLYYYFKNKEDLCSSIIDDHEQAFCDQLLTVQQRAQGPEEVLYEGLKSHLDFFTKNPIHSKFVIQMISYTLDMDSSKMPARKQDRYLQGMLERILKEEEKEGKVPAGATTDIVRLVSGIATEIMFSAYLEQHVCRGCIKGSLYNREQIARLVKIILLGIKQYYKETK